Within the Pseudomonadota bacterium genome, the region GATCTGGGGCTTTATTGCTATTCAGCGTATTGTCATTGCTATTATTATGCCTGCGATTCAGGCTGAGATGAAGTTCAGTTATACTGATGTTGGTATGATCATATCCATTACAGGGCTCATCTGGGCCTTCGGCACGGCTATCGGTGACAAATTCGGCCGTCGCCCGGTCATTGTCGGCTGCACCATTCTTGCTTCCATCTTTTCCTGGATGACCGGTATGGTAAATACGCTCGGCAGTATGCTCGCAATCCGGGGAGTCCTGGGATTTTTTGAGGGAGGCCCCTGGGGTCCTATCATTGCTACAGTAGGGGAAGAATCACCCGAGGAGAAGAGGGGTTTGCTGGTAAGCCTCATC harbors:
- a CDS encoding MFS transporter yields the protein MKYYLKFTILAGLIWGFIAIQRIVIAIIMPAIQAEMKFSYTDVGMIISITGLIWAFGTAIGDKFGRRPVIVGCTILASIFSWMTGMVNTLGSMLAIRGVLGFFEGGPWGPIIATVGEESPEEKRGLLVSLIPGSFFLIGVFLGPILAVWLLTKFGSWRPVFYIISIPGAVLAIIAAFLMHEPASVAAGIKARKEGKERVVMQHGHKVKITD